The following are encoded in a window of Allosphingosinicella indica genomic DNA:
- a CDS encoding alpha/beta hydrolase — MPEVIFPGPEGRLEGRFSPGPRPRAPVALILHPHPQGGGTMNNAIVQALYKTFMRRGFATLRFNFRGVGKSQGIFDNGIGELSDAASALDWVQQIHPEAETTWIAGFSFGAWIGMQLLMRRPEVRGFISIAPPANMYDFSFLAPCPSSGIIIQGEGDEVVTPLATQKLVDKLRTQRHITIHHDTIPHANHFFVNEMTELMASVDNYLDMRLDPNCPIK, encoded by the coding sequence ATGCCCGAAGTCATCTTTCCCGGCCCCGAGGGCCGCCTCGAAGGCCGTTTCTCGCCGGGCCCGCGCCCGCGCGCGCCGGTCGCGCTGATCCTCCATCCGCACCCGCAGGGCGGCGGCACGATGAACAATGCCATCGTCCAGGCGCTCTACAAGACCTTCATGCGCCGCGGCTTCGCGACGCTGCGCTTCAACTTCCGCGGCGTCGGCAAGAGCCAGGGGATCTTCGACAACGGCATCGGCGAACTGTCCGACGCGGCGAGCGCGCTCGACTGGGTGCAGCAGATTCATCCCGAGGCGGAGACGACCTGGATCGCCGGCTTCAGCTTCGGCGCGTGGATCGGCATGCAGCTTTTGATGCGCCGCCCGGAAGTGCGCGGCTTCATCTCGATAGCGCCGCCGGCGAACATGTATGATTTCAGCTTCCTCGCGCCCTGCCCGTCATCGGGCATCATCATCCAGGGCGAGGGCGACGAGGTGGTGACCCCGCTTGCGACGCAGAAGCTGGTCGACAAGCTGCGCACCCAGCGCCACATCACCATCCACCACGACACCATCCCGCACGCGAACCATTTCTTCGTCAACGAGATGACCGAGCTGATGGCGTCGGTGGACAATTATCTCGACATGCGGCTCGACCCGAACTGCCCGATCAAGTGA
- a CDS encoding threonine ammonia-lyase, with product MTGNRKPQRAGVVAAAERLRGHVTETPLLPLAWQGRRLWIKAECLQQGGSFKLRGAMNRLLQLDDAQKAAGVVAFSSGNHAQGVALAARQLGIAATIVMPHDAPAVKRDATLAAGASVVGYDRLRESRESIGARLAEERGAVLVPSFDDVDVIEGQGSAGVEIGRQMAALADGPPEMVLVCCGGGGLSAGIALALPDAEIVTVEPEGWDDMAQSLASGAIVEVGKDAPPTRCDALQTTRVSPLTFEALRDAGARGVAVSEGEVQAAMAFAARHLRLVAEPGGAVALAAALSGRAGPLPARTAILVSGGNVDPAFYAEVIRANPAPFEVAA from the coding sequence ATGACGGGCAATCGAAAGCCGCAGCGAGCGGGAGTCGTGGCGGCGGCGGAGCGGCTCCGCGGCCATGTAACGGAGACGCCGCTGCTGCCGCTCGCGTGGCAGGGGCGGCGGCTGTGGATCAAGGCGGAATGCCTTCAACAGGGCGGCAGCTTCAAGCTCCGCGGCGCGATGAACCGGCTGCTTCAGCTCGACGATGCGCAGAAGGCCGCGGGCGTCGTCGCCTTCTCGTCGGGCAATCACGCGCAGGGCGTCGCGCTCGCGGCGCGGCAATTGGGCATCGCGGCGACGATCGTGATGCCGCACGATGCGCCGGCAGTGAAGCGCGACGCCACTCTGGCGGCGGGCGCTTCGGTGGTCGGCTACGACCGGCTGCGCGAAAGCCGCGAGTCGATCGGCGCGCGGCTGGCCGAGGAGCGCGGCGCGGTGCTGGTGCCGTCGTTCGACGATGTCGACGTCATCGAGGGGCAGGGCAGCGCGGGGGTCGAGATCGGGCGCCAGATGGCGGCGCTCGCGGACGGGCCGCCGGAGATGGTCCTCGTCTGCTGCGGCGGCGGCGGGCTTTCGGCGGGGATCGCGCTCGCTTTGCCCGATGCCGAGATCGTCACGGTCGAGCCCGAGGGCTGGGACGACATGGCGCAATCGCTTGCCTCTGGCGCGATCGTCGAAGTGGGCAAGGACGCCCCTCCGACGCGCTGCGACGCGCTCCAGACGACGCGTGTCTCGCCGCTCACCTTCGAAGCGCTGCGCGATGCGGGCGCCCGCGGCGTGGCGGTGAGCGAAGGCGAGGTGCAGGCGGCGATGGCCTTCGCCGCGCGGCACCTGCGGCTGGTCGCCGAGCCGGGCGGGGCGGTGGCGCTCGCGGCGGCGCTGTCCGGCCGCGCCGGGCCGCTGCCCGCCCGGACGGCGATCCTCGTCTCCGGCGGCAATGTCGATCCGGCCTTCTACGCCGAAGTCATCCGCGCCAATCCCGCGCCGTTCGAGGTCGCGGCATGA
- a CDS encoding type III PLP-dependent enzyme: MHKHHSALGLATASTGNVTVAEIAERRPVQPVTLLRPHAARRAARFFVEKFPGRSMYAVKANPSADLLEILWDSGVTHYDVASIAEVRLVARTLPQATLCFMHPVKAEEAIEEAYFTHGVRTFSLDTMDELRKIQRATGDASDLNLLVRLRVSSDHSKLSLASKFGAEPGETRELLFAARQAADAMGICFHVGSQAMTPAAYSEAMERVRAAIVDAAVTVDIVDVGGGFPSVYPGMEPPPLETYFETIHKAFESLPISYSAELWCEPGRALCAEYASVLVRVEKRRGDELYINDGAYGALFDAAHVGWRFPVKLVREPASDAKDIAFSFYGPTCDDLDHMAGPFLLPADVGPGDYVEIGMLGAYGCAMRTGFNGFGSDLREIVGDQPMETMYATAAERAVPSNVVTL; encoded by the coding sequence TTGCACAAGCATCATAGCGCGCTGGGGCTAGCTACCGCCTCTACCGGCAACGTCACGGTTGCCGAGATCGCCGAGCGCCGTCCGGTGCAGCCGGTCACGCTTCTTCGTCCGCACGCCGCGCGGCGTGCCGCCCGCTTCTTCGTCGAGAAGTTTCCGGGCCGGTCGATGTATGCCGTGAAAGCCAATCCTTCGGCCGATCTGCTCGAAATCCTGTGGGATAGCGGTGTCACGCATTACGACGTGGCGTCGATCGCCGAGGTGCGCCTGGTGGCGCGCACGCTGCCGCAGGCGACATTGTGCTTTATGCATCCGGTGAAGGCCGAGGAAGCGATCGAGGAAGCTTATTTCACGCACGGCGTGCGCACTTTCTCGCTCGATACGATGGACGAGCTGCGCAAGATCCAGCGCGCGACCGGCGATGCGAGCGACCTCAACCTGCTGGTGCGCCTCCGCGTCTCCTCCGATCATTCCAAGCTCAGTCTCGCGTCCAAGTTCGGCGCCGAGCCGGGCGAGACGCGCGAGCTGCTGTTCGCGGCGCGCCAAGCGGCGGACGCGATGGGCATCTGCTTCCACGTCGGCAGCCAGGCGATGACGCCTGCCGCTTATTCCGAGGCGATGGAGCGCGTGCGCGCCGCGATCGTCGATGCCGCCGTCACAGTGGATATCGTCGACGTCGGCGGCGGCTTCCCGTCGGTCTATCCGGGCATGGAGCCGCCGCCGCTCGAAACCTATTTCGAAACGATCCACAAAGCGTTCGAAAGCCTGCCGATTTCCTATTCGGCGGAGCTGTGGTGCGAACCCGGCCGCGCGCTCTGCGCGGAATATGCGAGCGTGCTGGTCCGTGTCGAGAAGCGCCGCGGCGACGAGCTTTACATCAATGACGGTGCCTATGGTGCGCTGTTCGATGCTGCGCACGTCGGCTGGCGCTTCCCGGTCAAGCTGGTGCGCGAGCCGGCGTCCGACGCCAAGGACATCGCATTCAGCTTCTACGGTCCGACCTGCGACGACCTCGACCATATGGCCGGCCCGTTCCTGCTTCCTGCGGACGTCGGCCCCGGCGACTACGTCGAGATCGGCATGCTCGGCGCCTATGGCTGCGCGATGCGCACCGGCTTCAACGGCTTCGGTTCGGACCTCCGCGAGATCGTCGGCGATCAGCCGATGGAGACGATGTACGCGACCGCCGCGGAACGCGCGGTTCCTTCGAACGTCGTTACGCTGTAG
- a CDS encoding 1,9-bis(guanidino)-5-aza-nonane synthase: protein MNDAAVNDTRKAELLGTEVEHIDITSFDARPIVDAMKKMSFSSRDLGRATEIYNQMLSDPDCSIILVIAGSTSAGGCMDLYAELLKNNMVDCIVATGATIVDMDFFEALGHKHYQALEIPDDDTLRSLYIDRIYDTYIDEEKLQETDHTIGDIANAVEPKAYSSRAFIREMGRWLTKNGKKDNSLVKLAFEHDVPIFCPAFTDSSAGFGLVKHQVDAMKAGKPYMTIDSIADFRELTDIKIKAGTTGLLMIGGGVPKNFVQDTVVCAEILGHEDVEVHKYAVQITVADVRDGACSSSTLQEAASWGKVSTAMEQMVFAEATTVLPLLASDAYHRGHWKQRAKRAFGKLFD from the coding sequence ATGAACGACGCCGCCGTCAACGACACCCGCAAGGCCGAACTGCTCGGCACAGAGGTCGAGCATATCGACATCACGAGCTTCGACGCCCGTCCGATCGTCGATGCGATGAAGAAGATGAGCTTCTCGAGCCGCGACCTCGGCCGCGCGACCGAGATCTACAACCAGATGCTGAGCGACCCCGATTGCTCGATCATCCTGGTGATCGCGGGATCAACCTCGGCGGGCGGTTGCATGGATCTCTATGCCGAGCTCCTCAAGAACAACATGGTCGATTGCATCGTCGCCACCGGCGCCACGATCGTCGACATGGATTTCTTCGAAGCGCTTGGCCACAAGCATTACCAAGCACTTGAAATCCCGGACGACGATACCCTGCGCTCGCTCTACATTGACCGCATCTACGACACCTATATCGACGAAGAGAAACTGCAGGAGACCGATCATACAATCGGCGACATCGCCAATGCGGTCGAGCCCAAGGCCTATTCGAGCCGCGCCTTCATCCGCGAGATGGGCCGCTGGTTGACCAAGAACGGCAAGAAGGACAATAGCCTCGTCAAGCTCGCCTTCGAGCATGACGTGCCGATCTTCTGCCCGGCCTTCACCGATTCCTCGGCGGGCTTCGGCCTCGTCAAGCATCAGGTCGACGCCATGAAGGCGGGCAAGCCCTATATGACGATCGACAGCATTGCCGACTTCCGCGAGCTGACCGACATCAAGATCAAGGCGGGCACGACCGGCCTGCTGATGATCGGCGGCGGCGTGCCGAAGAATTTCGTGCAGGACACCGTGGTCTGCGCCGAGATCCTCGGTCACGAGGATGTCGAGGTGCACAAATATGCGGTTCAGATCACCGTCGCCGACGTGCGCGACGGCGCCTGCTCTTCCTCGACGCTGCAGGAGGCGGCGAGCTGGGGCAAGGTCTCGACCGCGATGGAGCAGATGGTGTTCGCCGAGGCGACCACGGTGCTGCCGCTGCTGGCCAGCGACGCCTATCACCGCGGCCACTGGAAGCAGCGCGCCAAGCGCGCCTTCGGGAAGCTGTTCGACTGA
- a CDS encoding class I SAM-dependent RNA methyltransferase, protein MYVSETIVRIAARGDGVTASGRHVALAAPGDWVDAAGALTTGPHRAAPPCRHFPECGGCQLQHVDDAAYADFVRDRIAGALAAQGLTADIRAPHLSPPLSRRRASLRAERRAQTVLLGFNAEASHRIVDMRACDILRPELFALVAPLRALLATILGPRHACGVRLTLADQGVDLLFEKLTVDGLAASEALTAFAAEHRLARLAVDDGYGPETLWEPEPTTVTLGGIPVALPHGAFLQATDDGETALVAAVREAVGDSATVADLFAGLGTFALALPGRVYAAEGARDAALALKAAANRAQRPVFVDHRDLFRRPLDGVELARFDAVVLDPPRAGAKEQAAALAGADVARIAYASCNPATFARDAKTLVEGGWRLAWVQPVGQFRWSTHVELVGAFTR, encoded by the coding sequence ATGTACGTGAGCGAGACGATCGTCCGGATCGCGGCGCGCGGTGACGGCGTCACCGCATCCGGCCGCCACGTCGCGCTCGCCGCGCCGGGTGATTGGGTCGATGCAGCGGGCGCACTGACGACCGGCCCGCACCGCGCCGCGCCGCCCTGCCGCCATTTCCCCGAATGCGGAGGCTGCCAGCTTCAGCATGTCGACGACGCGGCTTATGCCGATTTCGTCCGCGACCGCATCGCCGGCGCGCTGGCCGCGCAGGGACTTACGGCGGACATCCGGGCGCCCCATCTCTCGCCGCCGCTGAGCCGCCGCCGCGCATCGCTCCGGGCCGAGCGGCGGGCCCAAACGGTGCTGCTCGGCTTCAACGCCGAGGCTAGTCACCGCATCGTCGACATGCGCGCATGCGATATCCTCCGGCCCGAGCTGTTCGCGCTCGTCGCGCCGTTGCGTGCGCTGCTCGCCACTATCCTTGGCCCCCGCCACGCCTGCGGCGTTCGGCTGACGCTCGCCGATCAGGGCGTTGATCTGTTGTTCGAGAAGCTTACGGTCGATGGTCTGGCCGCGTCTGAAGCGCTCACTGCCTTCGCCGCTGAACATCGCCTCGCCCGCCTCGCGGTCGACGACGGTTATGGCCCGGAGACGCTGTGGGAGCCCGAGCCGACCACTGTTACGCTAGGCGGCATCCCCGTCGCGCTGCCTCACGGCGCCTTCCTCCAGGCGACCGACGATGGCGAGACGGCGCTGGTTGCTGCGGTCCGCGAGGCCGTCGGCGATTCGGCAACAGTCGCCGATCTCTTCGCCGGCCTTGGCACCTTCGCGCTGGCGCTGCCCGGCCGCGTCTATGCCGCCGAAGGCGCGCGCGATGCGGCTCTGGCGCTGAAGGCCGCAGCAAACCGCGCGCAGCGCCCGGTCTTCGTCGATCACCGCGATCTCTTCCGCCGCCCGCTCGACGGCGTCGAACTCGCGCGGTTCGACGCCGTCGTGCTCGATCCGCCCCGCGCCGGCGCCAAGGAGCAGGCGGCCGCGCTCGCCGGCGCGGACGTCGCGCGCATCGCTTACGCCTCGTGCAACCCCGCCACCTTCGCCCGCGACGCAAAGACGCTCGTCGAAGGCGGGTGGCGCCTGGCCTGGGTCCAGCCGGTCGGGCAGTTCCGCTGGTCCACCCACGTCGAGCTAGTCGGCGCGTTTACGCGCTGA
- a CDS encoding NAD(P)H-hydrate dehydratase: MSERPIWSAAEMRAAEEAAIAAGTPVETLMDRAGRAAAEAIWRFAGPLPALVLCGPGNNGGDGYVIARVLKARGMDVAVAALGDPKTPAAHAAAGAWAGPVATFESAEPRPLLIDALFGTGLRRSLDDGVAAQLAALAEDAAVRVAVDLPSGVATHDGALLSPVPVNDLTITFATLKPAHRLQPAARHMGRIVVAAIGVAGESALAEIGRPLLRAPGPDDHKYKRGFVLVAGGDLAGAAELAAEAALRAGAGAVRLLGVSPSAALPRAIMQSGTIETGLDDDRLGAVVFGPGTLPGPESDLLLTQLLASDKALVLDAGALVLLANRGPDALRGLPEPAILTPHPGEFSRLFGEIGGSKVDRARAAAARSGAVVVDKGPDTVVAAPDGRAGISAGSSPWLATAGSGDVLAGAIAAARAAGFDAFAAAKAGVWLHQRAAEIAGPGLIADDVVEALALAFAECT; encoded by the coding sequence ATGAGCGAGCGCCCGATCTGGTCCGCGGCCGAAATGCGCGCTGCGGAGGAGGCCGCCATCGCGGCAGGCACGCCGGTCGAGACGCTGATGGACCGCGCCGGCCGCGCGGCGGCGGAAGCGATCTGGCGTTTCGCAGGCCCGCTTCCGGCGCTCGTGCTGTGCGGCCCCGGCAACAATGGCGGCGACGGCTATGTCATAGCCCGGGTGCTGAAGGCGCGCGGCATGGACGTGGCGGTCGCAGCGCTCGGCGATCCGAAGACGCCCGCCGCGCATGCGGCGGCTGGGGCTTGGGCCGGGCCGGTCGCGACATTCGAGAGCGCGGAGCCGCGCCCGTTGCTGATTGACGCCTTGTTCGGCACCGGCCTCCGCCGCAGCCTCGACGACGGCGTTGCCGCGCAACTGGCGGCGCTGGCGGAAGATGCCGCGGTAAGGGTGGCGGTCGATCTGCCGAGCGGTGTCGCCACCCATGACGGCGCATTGCTCTCGCCGGTGCCGGTCAACGATCTCACGATCACCTTCGCGACGCTCAAGCCCGCGCATCGCCTCCAGCCCGCCGCCCGCCATATGGGGCGCATCGTGGTCGCCGCCATCGGCGTCGCGGGGGAGAGTGCGCTGGCCGAAATCGGCCGCCCTCTGCTCCGCGCGCCCGGCCCGGACGATCACAAGTACAAGCGCGGCTTCGTCCTCGTCGCAGGCGGCGACCTCGCCGGCGCGGCCGAACTGGCTGCCGAGGCGGCGCTGCGCGCAGGGGCGGGCGCGGTGCGGCTGCTCGGCGTATCGCCCTCGGCGGCGCTCCCGCGCGCGATCATGCAGTCCGGGACGATCGAAACCGGTCTCGACGACGACCGGCTGGGCGCGGTCGTGTTCGGCCCCGGCACGTTGCCCGGCCCGGAGTCGGATCTGCTGCTCACCCAGCTCCTCGCTTCGGACAAGGCGCTGGTGCTCGATGCCGGCGCGCTCGTCCTGCTCGCCAATCGGGGGCCGGACGCGCTCCGGGGTCTGCCCGAGCCGGCGATCCTCACGCCGCATCCCGGTGAGTTCTCGCGGCTGTTCGGCGAGATCGGCGGTAGCAAGGTCGATCGCGCGCGCGCCGCCGCCGCGCGCTCGGGGGCGGTGGTCGTCGATAAGGGGCCGGACACCGTGGTCGCCGCGCCCGACGGCCGCGCCGGGATCTCCGCCGGTTCCTCGCCCTGGCTAGCGACCGCGGGTTCTGGCGACGTGCTGGCGGGCGCGATCGCCGCGGCACGCGCGGCGGGGTTCGATGCCTTCGCCGCTGCCAAGGCGGGGGTCTGGCTCCACCAGCGCGCCGCCGAGATCGCCGGCCCAGGCCTCATCGCTGACGATGTCGTGGAGGCGCTAGCTCTCGCCTTCGCCGAATGTACGTGA
- a CDS encoding enoyl-CoA hydratase/isomerase family protein — MFDLIIDGEVARLTLNRPEARNAIPLDGWDALAACVREAEECARALILAGAGGAFSAGADLTAFATFHHNSEAAAGFRHAMRRGIDALRDCAIPTIALVEGACYGAGVALAIACDIRIASPAAIFAITPAKLGISYPQEDIARLVALVGPAQASRLLLAAEAVDGAEAARIGLVERCDANASTVAASLAGAIASHDPDSIAALKRGIALAARGVASDTGQDESFDALLTSDALAERLRARRDARRLA, encoded by the coding sequence ATGTTCGATCTCATCATCGACGGCGAAGTCGCCCGCCTGACGCTGAACCGACCGGAGGCTCGCAACGCGATCCCGCTCGACGGCTGGGACGCGCTCGCCGCCTGCGTGCGCGAGGCGGAAGAATGCGCGCGGGCGCTGATCCTCGCAGGCGCAGGCGGCGCCTTCTCGGCGGGCGCGGACCTCACCGCATTCGCTACCTTCCACCATAACAGCGAAGCCGCAGCCGGTTTCCGTCACGCGATGCGGCGCGGGATCGACGCGCTGCGCGACTGCGCCATCCCGACGATCGCGCTGGTCGAGGGCGCCTGCTACGGCGCCGGAGTCGCGCTCGCCATCGCCTGCGACATCCGGATCGCATCGCCCGCTGCAATCTTCGCGATCACCCCCGCGAAGCTCGGCATTTCCTATCCGCAGGAGGATATCGCCCGGCTCGTCGCGCTGGTCGGCCCCGCGCAGGCATCGCGGCTGCTCCTCGCGGCCGAGGCGGTGGATGGCGCGGAGGCTGCGCGGATCGGGCTTGTCGAGCGTTGCGACGCCAATGCCTCCACAGTCGCCGCATCGCTGGCGGGCGCTATCGCAAGCCACGATCCAGACAGTATCGCAGCGCTCAAGCGCGGCATCGCGCTCGCCGCGCGCGGCGTAGCGAGCGATACCGGGCAGGACGAAAGCTTCGATGCGTTGCTGACCAGCGATGCGCTGGCCGAGCGGCTTCGCGCGCGCCGGGATGCGCGCCGCCTTGCCTGA
- a CDS encoding 4-(cytidine 5'-diphospho)-2-C-methyl-D-erythritol kinase, producing the protein MREIAYAKVNLALHVRAREPDGYHRIETLFAFCEHGDALEVAEADEIILSVDGPFAEAVGAGEDNLVLRAARALAARHGVTRGAALHLDKSLPVAAGIGGGSADAAAALRLLARFWWLDADEETLCGIAAGLGADVPACVVSRTVRGDNRGDVLTPSDENWSGTPILLVNPRVPVSTPAVFARWDGLDRGPLGTAHAGRNDLESPARSLAPEVGDLLSLLGAQPGTTLVRMSGSGATCFACFEDEPARDAAAAALEAAQPDWWTLATRLR; encoded by the coding sequence ATGCGCGAAATCGCCTACGCCAAGGTCAACTTGGCGCTCCACGTCCGCGCGCGCGAGCCCGACGGCTATCACCGCATCGAGACGCTGTTCGCCTTTTGCGAACATGGGGACGCGCTGGAGGTAGCCGAGGCGGATGAGATCATTCTGTCGGTCGATGGGCCGTTCGCCGAAGCGGTCGGCGCAGGCGAGGATAATCTCGTCCTCCGCGCCGCGCGCGCGCTCGCCGCACGGCATGGCGTCACCCGCGGCGCTGCGCTCCACCTCGACAAGAGCCTGCCGGTCGCGGCGGGCATCGGCGGCGGGTCAGCGGATGCGGCGGCGGCGCTCCGCCTGCTGGCGCGCTTCTGGTGGCTGGACGCGGACGAGGAGACACTTTGCGGCATCGCCGCCGGGCTGGGCGCGGACGTGCCCGCGTGCGTCGTCTCGCGCACGGTACGCGGCGATAACCGGGGCGACGTCCTGACTCCGTCGGACGAAAATTGGAGCGGCACCCCCATTCTTCTCGTCAACCCGCGCGTGCCAGTTTCGACGCCCGCCGTCTTCGCGCGCTGGGACGGCCTGGATCGCGGCCCGCTCGGCACCGCGCATGCGGGCCGCAACGATCTGGAGTCACCGGCGCGCAGCCTCGCGCCGGAGGTGGGCGATCTGCTGTCGCTGCTCGGTGCGCAGCCGGGCACGACCCTGGTCCGCATGTCGGGCTCGGGCGCCACCTGCTTCGCCTGCTTCGAAGATGAACCCGCGCGCGATGCGGCGGCGGCGGCGCTGGAGGCTGCACAGCCAGACTGGTGGACGCTCGCGACTCGTCTCCGCTGA
- a CDS encoding tetratricopeptide repeat protein, with amino-acid sequence MAASPEDAGLALRALDQALAAGDQALAVRAARTLERAGMATAEARFTLLADALTRKNWKAASAEIAALDEDRVFMLMTPVLKAWLSFETKKRDALAQLDAAGQDRTVGSYIAEHRALLLLALGQRDAGLAALEPLIAGEGGRAQRLRIAAAATLQRRRDRAAAETLLAGDKPPVAAARAMLAANQPIPGAIDSARSGIAEFLARLAADIAGQNAPGAGVGFARLSTFLAPENSETWLVASDLLAATDHRETALAALDAIPAGDPFRAAVQDSRVRLLAATGDREGALARAEAAAKREGANAAEWTRLGDLYTEAKKYTEAAEAYGQALTLASDSGPPAKWTLHLLRGSALEQGGRWNEAKPELEAAYKLAPDQPIVLNYLGYAQLERRENIVEAEKLVREASRLQPNDAAITDSLGWALHLNGKTDQAIPLLERAAVGEPNDPAIHEHLGDAYYSVGRRIEARFAWAAALAAAEEDEDSTRIRAKIDTGLTPQLASP; translated from the coding sequence ATGGCGGCATCGCCCGAGGACGCGGGGCTGGCCCTCCGCGCGCTCGATCAGGCGTTGGCGGCGGGCGATCAGGCGCTGGCGGTGCGCGCCGCGCGGACGCTCGAACGCGCCGGCATGGCGACCGCCGAGGCGCGCTTCACGCTTCTCGCCGATGCGCTCACCCGCAAGAACTGGAAGGCCGCATCGGCCGAGATCGCCGCGCTCGACGAAGATCGCGTGTTCATGCTGATGACGCCGGTCCTCAAGGCCTGGCTCAGCTTCGAGACGAAGAAGCGCGACGCGCTCGCGCAGCTCGACGCCGCGGGGCAGGACCGGACGGTCGGCTCCTATATCGCCGAGCATCGCGCATTGCTCCTTTTAGCGCTCGGCCAGCGCGACGCGGGGCTGGCGGCGCTCGAACCCCTGATCGCCGGCGAGGGCGGGCGGGCCCAGCGCCTCCGCATCGCCGCCGCCGCGACGCTCCAGCGCCGGCGCGACCGCGCCGCGGCGGAAACGCTGTTGGCGGGCGACAAGCCGCCGGTCGCGGCGGCGCGTGCGATGCTCGCCGCCAACCAGCCGATTCCCGGCGCGATCGACAGCGCGCGGAGCGGCATCGCCGAATTCCTCGCGCGCCTCGCCGCCGACATCGCCGGCCAGAACGCGCCGGGCGCCGGCGTCGGCTTCGCGCGGCTCTCAACCTTCCTCGCGCCGGAGAACAGCGAGACCTGGCTGGTCGCCAGCGACCTCCTCGCCGCGACCGATCATCGCGAGACGGCGCTCGCCGCGCTCGACGCCATCCCCGCCGGCGATCCCTTCCGCGCCGCGGTACAGGACAGCCGCGTCCGCCTGCTCGCCGCGACCGGCGATCGCGAAGGCGCGCTGGCCCGCGCCGAAGCGGCCGCGAAGCGTGAGGGCGCCAATGCCGCCGAATGGACCCGGCTCGGCGATCTCTACACCGAGGCGAAGAAATATACCGAAGCAGCAGAGGCTTATGGGCAGGCTCTGACACTCGCCAGCGACAGCGGCCCGCCCGCGAAATGGACTCTTCACCTGCTGCGCGGCAGCGCGTTGGAGCAGGGCGGGCGGTGGAACGAGGCCAAGCCAGAGCTGGAGGCGGCGTACAAGCTCGCGCCGGACCAGCCGATCGTCCTCAACTATCTCGGTTATGCCCAGCTCGAGCGGCGCGAGAATATCGTCGAGGCGGAGAAACTGGTGCGCGAGGCGAGCCGGCTCCAGCCCAACGACGCGGCGATCACCGACTCGCTCGGCTGGGCGCTCCACCTCAACGGCAAGACCGATCAGGCGATCCCGCTGCTCGAGCGCGCCGCCGTCGGCGAGCCCAACGATCCCGCGATCCACGAGCATCTCGGCGATGCCTATTACAGCGTCGGCCGGCGGATCGAGGCACGCTTCGCCTGGGCGGCGGCGCTCGCCGCGGCGGAGGAGGATGAGGATTCCACCCGCATCCGCGCCAAGATCGATACGGGGCTGACGCCGCAGCTCGCATCGCCCTGA